A genomic segment from Dendropsophus ebraccatus isolate aDenEbr1 chromosome 7, aDenEbr1.pat, whole genome shotgun sequence encodes:
- the LOC138797411 gene encoding toll-like receptor 1, whose protein sequence is MATILILALASIFRLSLGDQHPVIESNDVIANFSYSTWTSVPKNLSVHTTILDLSHNFIQKLQTKDFDFLLDLRVLIISYNQITEMDSHVFDDNIYLEYLDLSNNRLENISNTFPGNLRHLDVSSNNFTTLSVCRGVTNLLQLEYLGLGAANILKSDLESVSHLQLQQVFIDLNGLYKYENSSLLVLNTNSLHLSSLYDQKDLFSVLFDAVKTSTVLELSNFGKWELGKVYDDYISAIVNNSRVTHLTLRNLGLQWINLVHILQKIWYSTLEGLYVYNFIIQGFITHMPFDYCKTTMKELLFDHVAVQGFLFNQSDLYSVFSEMNIKNLTITNSNLLFMPCPSKPSTFEYIDLSRNAVTDSIFQGCSMLTKLKTLKLSGNKLEKLSKVSLITEKMVSLQHLDVSQNPLDYMEEDCHWSASIRKLDMTYCSLSSSVFRCLPKNATMVDLRKNDILEVPLEITYLLNLENLDLGYNRLSDLPDCTLFPRLSILSVEYNLLPYPSNEALKNCSGLKHINMGNNPFHCFCEMNRFINERIKSPGKFLGWPDDYVCERPDNLKGIKLKDFYLPEMYCNVFIMVPVIVVPIIVGLILVFCLCKYLDIPWFCKMVWQLVRTKHRSRSSKKGYQELRREFSFHAFVSYSENDASWVRNTLLPSIQSMNDIRICQHERNFTPGKTIVENIINCIDNSYKSIFVLSPHFVQSEWCHYELYFAHHKLYSESTDNLILILLEPIPQYLIPSRYFKLKALMKQRTYLEWPKEKSKHALFWANLRAAISINLSELEQESPAPVPSVST, encoded by the coding sequence ATGGCCACCATTCTCATTCTCGCCCTGGCTTCTATCTTCAGGCTCTCCCTTGGTGATCAACATCCAGTGATCGAAAGCAATGACGTCATTGCTAATTTTTCCTATAGTACATGGACCAGCGTACCCAAAAACCTGTCCGTACATACAACTATACTGGATCTATCACACAATTTTATCCAAAAACTCCAAACCAAAGACTTTGACTTTTTGTTGGATCTCAGAGTCCTCATTATATCTTATAACCAAATCACTGAGATGGACTCGCATGTTTTCGATGATAACATTTATCTAGAATACTTGGATTTATCCAACAATAGGCTTGAAAACATATCTAACACTTTTCCTGGTAACCTTCGTCATCTGGATGTTTCCTCCAATAATTTCACGACATTGTCTGTTTGTAGAGGTGTCACAAATCTTCTCCAGCTGGAATATCTCGGTCTTGGAGCAGCTAATATTCTGAAATCAGATCTGGAATCCGTTTCTCACTTACAATTGCAGCAGGTATTCATCGACTTGAATGGATTATATAAATATGAAAATTCTAGCCTCTTAGTGTTGAATACAAACAGCTtacatctatcctcactgtatgaTCAGAAAGACCTTTTCAGCGTACTTTTTGATGCTGTCAAAACCTCAACAGTTTTGGAACTATCCAATTTTGGTAAATGGGAGCTAGGAAAAGTCTACGATGATTATATTTCGGCAATAGTTAACAACTCTCGGGTTACCCATTTAACCTTGAGGAATCTTGGCCTACAATGGATTAATCTTGTCCACATTCTTCAGAAAATATGGTACTCCACTTTGGAGGGCTTATATGTATACAATTTCATTATTCAGGGGTTTATTACTCACATGCCTTTTGACTATTGTAAAACTACTATGAAAGAACTTTTATTTGACCATGTTGCTGTTCAAGGGTTTCTATTCAATCAATCAGACTTGTATAGCGTGTTCTCTGAAATGAACATCAAGAATCTTACAATCACCAATTCCAATTTACTTTTTATGCCATGTCCTTCAAAACCTAGCACCTTCGAGTACATAGACCTTTCCAGGAACGCAGTTACCGACAGTATTTTTCAGGGCTGTTCAATGCTAACAAAGTTAAAAACTTTAAAACTGTCCGGAAATAAGTTAGAAAAGTTGTCTAAAGTAAGCCTCAtaacagagaagatggtgtcctTACAACATCTAGATGTCAGCCAGAATCCTTTAGATTACATGGAAGAAGATTGCCACTGGTCGGCAAGCATAAGAAAATTAGATATGACATATTGTTCATTATCCAGCTCTGTGTTTCGTTGCTTACCAAAAAATGCCACAATGGTTGATTTACGTAAAAATGATATTTTAGAAGTCCCGTTGGAAATTACTTATTTGTTAAATTTAGAAAACCTTGATCTTGGATATAATAGACTCTCTGATCTACCAGACTGCACATTATTTCCTCGTCTTTCGATTTTAAGTGTTGAGTATAACCTCTTACCCTACCCATCCAACGAGGCTCTCAAGAACTGCTCAGGCCTAAAACACATTAACATGGGAAACAATCCATTCCATTGTTTTTGTGAGATGAATAGGTTCATAAATGAGAGAATAAAGTCCCCAGGGAAATTTCTTGGTTGGCCAGATGACTATGTTTGTGAAAGGCCTGATAATCTAAAAGGAATTAAGTTGAAGGACTTTTACCTGCCTGAAATGTATTGTAACGTTTTTATAATGGTTCCAGTTATTGTTGTACCAATCATTGTTGGCTTAATTCTAGTTTTTTGTCTGTGTAAGTATTTGGATATACCTTGGTTTTGTAAAATGGTTTGGCAATTGGTTAGGACAAAACATCGGTCAAGGAGTTCCAAGAAAGGCTACCAGGAATTGAGGAGAGAATTCTCCTTCCACGCATTTGTCTCCTATAGTGAAAATGATGCATCGTGGGTAAGGAATACTTTGTTGCCTAGCATTCAGAGCATGAATGATATACGTATCTGTCAGCATGAGAGAAATTTTACCCCAGGCAAAACCATAGTGGAAAACATCATAAACTGCATAGACAATAGCTACAAGTCAATCTTTGTGTTGTCTCCGCACTTTGTTCAGAGCGAGTGGTGTCATTATGAACTGTATTTTGCTCACCACAAGCTTTATTCTGAGAGCACAGACAACCTTATCCTTATTCTACTAGAACCGATCCCGCAATATCTTATTCCTTCCCGGTATTTCAAACTTAAAGCTCTCATGAAACAAAGAACCTATCTGGAATGGCCAAAGGAGAAGAGTAAGCATGCTCTTTTCTGGGCAAATTTAAGGGCAGCGATCAGCATTAATTTGTCAGAACTAGAACAAGAGAGTCCAGCTCCTGTCCCAAGTGTAAGTACATAA